A genomic segment from Sciurus carolinensis chromosome 1, mSciCar1.2, whole genome shotgun sequence encodes:
- the LOC124985007 gene encoding glia maturation factor beta-like, producing MSESLVVCDVAEDLVEKLRKFRFRKETNNAAIIRCKPEQQMMYAGSKNKLVQTAELTKVFEIRNTEDLTEEWLREKLGFFH from the coding sequence ATGAGTGAGTCTTTGGTGGTTTGTGATGTTGCCGAAGATTTAGTGGAAAAGCTGAGAAAGTTTCGTTTTCgcaaagaaacaaacaatgcTGCCATTATAAGATGTAAGCCTGAACAACAGATGATGTATGCTGGGAGTAAGAATAAGTTAGTCCAAACAGCTGAACTAACCAAGGtatttgaaataagaaatactGAAGACCTAACCGAAGAATGGTTACGTGAGAAACTGGGGTTTTTCCACTAA